The Salvelinus sp. IW2-2015 linkage group LG6.2, ASM291031v2, whole genome shotgun sequence genome window below encodes:
- the LOC139027932 gene encoding piggyBac transposable element-derived protein 4-like — protein sequence MSLENFHIIPRIIRFDNRDTRAARQLAAIRSLWDKWVDRLPPFYNPGPNVTVDEQLMLFRGRCPFRQYIPSKPTKYGIKIWATCDAASPYAWNLQVYTGKPNGGAPEKNQGMRVVLDVKQGHRELSPQLLNTRNRPINSTKFVFTADMSLVSYVPKKGKNVVLMRALHRDRRICGQEHQKTEIIMDYNATKGGVDNLDKLVTGDCCKRRTLRWPLVIFFNILDISAYNTFVIWMALNPDWNRGKLQRRRLFLEELGKALVRPEIQRKQHIPRSPASVAIVRRILVPHPPGPQNQQLQYRK from the exons atgtctctggaaaacttccacattattcccaggattatccgcttcgataaccgagacaccagagcAGCTCGgcagctagctgcaatcaggtcattgtgggacaagtgggtggaccggcTTCCCccgttttacaaccctgggcccaatgttactgttgatgagcagcttatgctatttaggggccgctgccccttcaggcagtacataccgtctaaacccacaaaatatggaatcaagatctgggctacctgtgatgctgcttcaccatatgcgtggaacttgcaagtgtatacagGGAAGCCaaatggaggagcccctgagaagaaccaagggatgcgggttgtcctggacgtgaaACAGGGACaccgtg AGCTctcacctcagctgttgaatacacggaacaggcctatcaattccactaagtttgtgttcacggccgacatgtccctagtgtcctacgtgccaaagaaaggcaaaaatgtggtactcatgagagcGCTGCATAGGGATaggagaatctgtggccaggaacatcaaaaaacagaaatcataatggattacaatgctacaaaaggaggggtggacaatttagacaagctggtgactggcgactgctgcaaaagaagaacactacgctggccacttgtgatattcttcaacatcttggacatctcggcgtacaacacgtttgtcatctggatggcgttgaacccagattggaacagagggaagctccagaggagacggctctttctcgaggagctgggcaaggcattggtaagacctgaAATCCAGAGGAAACAACATATCCCAAGGTCCCCAGCTTCTGtagccatcgtgaggaggattctggtgccccatccgcccggcccacagaaccaacaactccaataccggaagtaa